The Elusimicrobiaceae bacterium genome includes a region encoding these proteins:
- a CDS encoding NAD+ synthase has protein sequence MKIVLAQLNTTVGDIDGNTRKILAAVKKAARQHAELVIFPEAAITGYPALDLWNDRGFIAANLRALDKLAGKIGDTAALVGYIDFNRARTGNPLQNCAALLHKGKIRARQAKTLLPTYDVFDEDRYFAPALSNKPINFKGVKLGVTICEDVWTESRLAQRHLYRENPVRELMRRQPDLIVNLSASPFHIGKPDLRRELLCGHAKKHGIPFLYCNQVGGNDNLVFDGGSLAVDRAGRVVARGAQFKEELINLEFPFPQNTAPAPDPGISDTEQAARALSLGIGDFVRKCGFSSVILGLSGGIDSAVVAALAVDALGPENVIGVSMPTRYTSGISKNDARELAGNLGLTQFHELPIEGVFGAFTDALKTPFKGMKPDTAEENLQARIRGTMLMAISNKLRALLLATGNKSEFSVGYSTLYGDMNGALAPLGDAPKVLVYDIARWYNTTRERGIPRRTITRAPSAELRPGQTDQDDLPPYETIDPIIAAYIEHNAVPEEIAAQGFASRTVAGILARIDRNEFKRKQAPPVLKITTKAFGTGRRMPIARGYHR, from the coding sequence ATGAAAATCGTTCTGGCACAGCTCAACACAACCGTAGGCGATATTGACGGCAACACACGCAAAATTCTGGCGGCCGTGAAAAAAGCCGCCCGACAGCACGCGGAGCTGGTCATTTTCCCGGAAGCGGCCATTACCGGCTACCCGGCGCTGGATTTGTGGAATGACCGGGGCTTTATCGCCGCAAACCTGCGCGCGCTTGACAAACTGGCCGGGAAAATCGGCGATACCGCCGCTTTGGTCGGCTACATTGATTTCAACCGCGCCCGCACCGGCAACCCTCTGCAGAACTGCGCCGCGCTGCTGCATAAAGGAAAAATCCGGGCGAGGCAGGCTAAAACCCTTCTGCCGACCTACGACGTGTTCGACGAAGACCGCTATTTCGCGCCCGCGCTGTCCAACAAACCGATAAACTTCAAGGGCGTGAAACTGGGCGTGACCATCTGCGAGGACGTATGGACCGAAAGCCGCCTTGCTCAACGCCATCTTTACCGCGAAAACCCCGTGCGCGAACTGATGCGCCGGCAGCCGGATCTGATAGTAAACCTCTCGGCCTCGCCGTTTCATATCGGCAAGCCGGACCTGCGGCGCGAACTGCTGTGCGGCCACGCAAAAAAACACGGCATACCGTTTCTGTACTGCAATCAGGTGGGCGGCAACGACAATCTGGTATTCGACGGGGGCAGCCTCGCCGTTGACCGCGCGGGCCGGGTGGTGGCGCGCGGCGCGCAGTTTAAGGAAGAACTGATAAACCTTGAGTTCCCGTTTCCGCAAAACACCGCGCCTGCGCCCGATCCCGGAATTTCCGATACGGAACAGGCCGCGCGCGCGCTGTCGCTGGGGATCGGCGATTTCGTGCGCAAATGCGGGTTTTCGTCGGTGATACTGGGCCTCAGCGGGGGAATAGATTCCGCGGTGGTCGCCGCGCTCGCCGTGGACGCGCTCGGCCCGGAAAACGTGATCGGCGTTTCGATGCCCACGCGCTACACCTCCGGCATAAGCAAAAACGACGCGCGCGAACTGGCCGGAAATCTTGGCCTGACGCAATTTCACGAACTGCCCATCGAGGGCGTTTTCGGGGCGTTCACCGACGCTTTGAAAACGCCCTTCAAAGGAATGAAACCCGATACGGCCGAAGAAAACCTTCAGGCGCGCATACGGGGCACGATGCTGATGGCCATCTCGAACAAACTGCGCGCGCTATTGCTGGCTACGGGCAACAAAAGCGAATTTTCGGTTGGATATTCCACCCTGTACGGTGATATGAACGGCGCGCTGGCCCCGCTTGGCGACGCGCCGAAAGTGCTGGTTTATGACATCGCGCGCTGGTACAACACAACCCGAGAGCGCGGCATCCCCCGGCGCACGATAACACGCGCGCCGTCGGCCGAGCTGCGCCCGGGCCAGACCGATCAGGACGATCTGCCGCCCTATGAAACGATAGACCCCATCATCGCCGCCTACATAGAGCATAACGCCGTGCCGGAAGAAATAGCCGCGCAGGGATTTGCCAGCCGCACCGTCGCCGGTATTCTCGCGCGCATAGACCGCAACGAATTCAAACGCAAACAGGCCCCGCCGGTTCTTAAAATCACGACCAAGGCGTTCGGCACGGGGCGCAGAATGCCCATCGCGCGCGGCTATCACCGCTGA